From Thermus neutrinimicus, the proteins below share one genomic window:
- the mqnE gene encoding aminofutalosine synthase MqnE: protein MKGIRDPKLWPIAEKVEAGERLTFAEGLILYQTQDLPGLMRLANRVREKKHGHKTYFVHSLRVSQTNICYVGCTFCAFQRRFGEEGAWDWDVEEVVAWVRERYQPGLTEIHMTAGHHPKRPFSYYLDLVRALKENFPGVQVKAWTAAEIHHFSKIARLPYKEVLLALKEAGLDAMPGGGAEIFAERVRKEIARAKVSAEGWLLIHRTAHQLGIPTNATMLYGHMETLEERLDHMDRLRKLQDETGGFMSFIPLAFQPDGNLLAKKLGKREFTTGLDDLRNLAVARLYLDNIPHIKGYWATLTPELAQVSLDWGVTDIDGTLIEERIVHMAGSPAPKGLSKRELAEIIRKAGRIPVERDALYREIRVWESATAPAEGRAPQEA from the coding sequence GTGAAGGGCATCCGGGATCCCAAGCTCTGGCCCATCGCCGAGAAGGTGGAGGCCGGCGAGCGCCTCACCTTTGCCGAAGGGCTGATCCTCTACCAAACCCAAGACCTCCCAGGCCTCATGCGCCTGGCCAACCGGGTGCGGGAGAAAAAACACGGGCACAAGACCTACTTCGTCCACTCCCTCCGCGTTTCCCAGACCAACATCTGCTACGTGGGCTGTACCTTCTGTGCCTTCCAGAGAAGGTTCGGGGAGGAGGGGGCCTGGGACTGGGACGTGGAGGAGGTGGTGGCCTGGGTAAGGGAGCGGTACCAGCCCGGCCTCACGGAGATCCACATGACGGCGGGCCACCACCCCAAAAGACCCTTTTCCTACTACCTGGACCTGGTTAGGGCCCTGAAGGAAAACTTTCCCGGGGTCCAGGTGAAGGCCTGGACGGCGGCGGAGATCCACCACTTCTCCAAGATCGCCCGCCTCCCCTACAAGGAGGTGCTTCTGGCCCTTAAGGAGGCGGGGTTGGACGCCATGCCGGGGGGCGGGGCGGAGATCTTCGCCGAGAGGGTGCGCAAGGAGATCGCCCGGGCCAAGGTCTCCGCGGAGGGGTGGCTTTTGATCCACCGGACCGCCCACCAACTGGGCATCCCCACCAACGCCACCATGCTCTACGGGCACATGGAGACCCTCGAGGAGCGCCTGGACCACATGGACCGCCTGCGCAAGCTCCAGGATGAAACCGGGGGGTTCATGAGCTTCATCCCCTTAGCCTTCCAGCCAGACGGCAACCTGCTGGCCAAGAAGCTAGGGAAGCGAGAGTTCACCACGGGTCTGGACGACCTCCGCAACCTGGCCGTGGCCCGCCTTTACCTGGACAACATCCCCCACATCAAGGGGTACTGGGCCACCCTGACCCCAGAGCTGGCCCAGGTTTCCCTGGACTGGGGGGTCACGGACATCGACGGCACCCTGATCGAGGAGCGCATCGTCCACATGGCGGGAAGCCCTGCCCCCAAGGGGCTGTCCAAGAGGGAGCTGGCGGAAATCATCCGCAAAGCGGGGCGGATCCCCGTGGAACGGGACGCCCTTTACCGGGAGATCCGGGTCTGGGAGAGCGCCACCGCACCCGCGGAAGGCAGGGCTCCGCAAGAGGCCTGA
- a CDS encoding glycerol-3-phosphate acyltransferase encodes MAYLLLAYLLGSLVGGLLFFPEVRARDLPGGSGVFRHKGPWAALGVVLWDLGKGALALLLVPPEWRVWAAGAVVAGHNWPLFFRFRGGGGIAPSLGYFLAWLPRETLGAALLGLGVAGVHHLLYWRRRRRGIYPIPFGAIFGYLALLLLAPQEGRLAAFLVALLVASRGLQILLGRW; translated from the coding sequence ATGGCCTACCTGCTTCTGGCGTACCTCCTGGGTTCCCTGGTGGGGGGGCTCCTCTTCTTCCCCGAGGTGCGGGCCAGGGACCTTCCGGGGGGCTCGGGGGTCTTTCGCCATAAGGGCCCTTGGGCCGCCCTTGGGGTGGTGTTGTGGGACCTGGGCAAGGGGGCCTTGGCCCTTCTCCTCGTTCCCCCGGAGTGGCGGGTGTGGGCCGCGGGGGCGGTGGTGGCGGGGCACAACTGGCCCCTTTTCTTCCGCTTCCGGGGCGGGGGAGGGATCGCCCCCTCCCTGGGCTACTTCCTGGCCTGGCTTCCCCGCGAGACCCTGGGGGCGGCCCTTTTGGGCCTGGGGGTGGCGGGGGTCCACCACCTCCTTTACTGGCGGAGGCGCCGTAGGGGCATCTATCCCATCCCCTTCGGGGCCATCTTCGGCTACCTGGCCCTTTTGCTCCTGGCCCCCCAAGAGGGGCGGCTTGCCGCCTTTCTGGTGGCCTTGCTGGTGGCCTCGAGGGGCCTGCAAATCCTCTTGGGAAGATGGTAG
- a CDS encoding prephenate dehydrogenase/arogenate dehydrogenase family protein yields MKPLFAKVGIFGVGLLGGSVALGLKERFLAEEVHAYDQDPEALEKALFLGVADRIHPEPGPWVGELELGVLAAPVGALVGLGKALAPFANPESLWTDVGSVKAQVVGALEGLLPHFLGGHPMAGSERAGVENAHAGLLQNAIWVLTPTRRTSPQAKEGIRKLVEALGAYPLEMTPELHDNLVARISHLPYLLAVALNRLVAHSPHRDLLMFLAAGGFRDLTRVASGSPRMSRDMVVENKEALREAMEELRGVLWELEGLLDEPEALLQAAEEAKRTRDSLPIVRRSLLPEMHDLVVQVPDRPGQIARIATALGEAGVNIKDIEVLTIREEAGAIRLGFASREEREKAREVLSQVGYRIP; encoded by the coding sequence ATGAAGCCGCTTTTCGCCAAGGTGGGCATCTTCGGTGTGGGGCTTCTGGGCGGGAGCGTGGCCCTGGGGCTAAAGGAACGCTTCCTGGCCGAGGAGGTCCACGCCTACGACCAGGATCCCGAGGCCCTGGAAAAAGCCCTTTTCCTGGGGGTGGCGGACCGGATCCACCCTGAGCCCGGCCCCTGGGTAGGGGAGCTGGAGCTGGGCGTCCTGGCGGCCCCCGTGGGGGCCCTGGTGGGTCTGGGGAAGGCCCTGGCCCCCTTCGCCAACCCGGAAAGCCTCTGGACCGACGTGGGTAGCGTCAAGGCCCAGGTGGTGGGGGCCCTGGAAGGCCTCCTCCCCCACTTCCTGGGGGGCCACCCCATGGCGGGAAGCGAACGGGCCGGGGTGGAAAACGCCCACGCGGGCCTTCTGCAAAACGCCATCTGGGTCCTAACCCCCACAAGGCGGACCAGCCCCCAGGCCAAGGAGGGAATCCGGAAGCTGGTGGAGGCCCTGGGGGCCTACCCCTTGGAGATGACCCCGGAGCTTCACGACAACTTGGTGGCCCGCATCTCCCACCTGCCCTACCTCCTGGCGGTGGCCCTGAACCGCCTGGTGGCCCATAGCCCCCACCGGGACCTCCTGATGTTTTTGGCGGCCGGGGGATTCCGCGACCTCACCCGGGTGGCCTCCGGCTCCCCCAGGATGAGCCGGGACATGGTGGTGGAGAACAAGGAAGCCCTCAGGGAGGCCATGGAGGAGCTGAGGGGGGTCCTTTGGGAACTGGAGGGGCTCCTGGACGAACCCGAGGCCCTGCTACAGGCGGCGGAGGAAGCCAAGCGCACCCGGGATAGCCTCCCCATCGTGCGCCGAAGCCTCCTCCCCGAGATGCACGACCTGGTGGTCCAGGTGCCAGACCGCCCGGGCCAGATCGCCCGGATCGCCACCGCCTTGGGGGAGGCCGGGGTCAACATCAAGGACATCGAGGTCCTCACCATCCGGGAGGAGGCCGGGGCCATCCGCCTGGGCTTCGCCAGCCGGGAGGAGCGGGAAAAGGCCCGGGAGGTGCTTTCCCAGGTGGGGTACCGGATCCCCTAA
- a CDS encoding substrate-binding domain-containing protein translates to MSKKKPTILEVAARAGVGLGTVSRVLNNHKAVRPETRARVLRAMEELGYTPNPHARRIAGGRSYTVSVLLPFVATEFYRRLVEGIEGVLLEKRYDLALFPILSQARLRRYLESSTLAFLTDGLILASYDLSEHFEGGRLPTDRPVVLVDAKNPRYDSVYLDNSLGGHLAGEYLARFPGPVFAVKVEEEPDRAFHHTVFAERLAGFREALKAAGRPFPEEHLYTTRLSQEGGRLALRYFLEKASPPLNVFAGADQVALGVLEEAERLGLTVGKEVRVLGFDGHPFTEEVGLSTIAQPVEAMGARAAQLLLERMQGYAGPPRTVRFEPLLIERASTRTSPGVPYLP, encoded by the coding sequence ATGAGCAAGAAGAAACCCACCATCCTCGAGGTGGCCGCCCGGGCCGGGGTCGGTCTGGGCACGGTGAGCCGGGTGCTCAACAACCACAAGGCGGTGCGCCCGGAAACCCGGGCCCGGGTGCTCAGGGCCATGGAGGAGCTGGGCTACACCCCCAACCCCCATGCCCGGCGCATCGCGGGAGGGAGAAGCTACACGGTCTCCGTCCTCCTCCCCTTCGTGGCCACGGAGTTCTACCGAAGGCTTGTGGAGGGCATCGAAGGCGTCCTCCTGGAAAAGCGCTACGACCTGGCCCTCTTCCCCATCCTCTCCCAGGCTCGGCTCAGGCGGTACTTGGAAAGCTCCACCCTGGCCTTCCTCACCGACGGCCTCATCCTGGCCTCCTACGACCTGAGCGAGCACTTTGAGGGGGGCCGCCTCCCCACCGACCGCCCCGTGGTGCTGGTGGACGCCAAGAACCCCCGGTACGACTCCGTCTACCTGGACAACTCCCTGGGGGGCCACCTGGCCGGGGAATACCTGGCGCGCTTCCCCGGCCCCGTCTTCGCCGTGAAGGTGGAGGAGGAGCCCGACCGGGCCTTCCACCACACGGTCTTCGCCGAGCGCCTGGCCGGCTTCCGGGAAGCCCTCAAGGCGGCGGGCCGCCCCTTTCCCGAGGAGCACCTCTACACCACCCGGCTCTCCCAGGAAGGGGGGAGGCTAGCCCTCCGCTATTTCCTGGAGAAGGCCTCCCCACCCCTCAACGTCTTCGCTGGGGCTGACCAGGTGGCCTTGGGCGTCCTGGAGGAGGCGGAAAGGCTAGGGCTTACCGTGGGGAAGGAGGTGCGGGTTTTGGGCTTTGACGGCCATCCCTTCACCGAGGAGGTGGGGCTTTCCACCATCGCCCAGCCGGTGGAGGCCATGGGGGCCAGGGCGGCCCAACTCCTCCTGGAGAGGATGCAGGGCTATGCGGGCCCTCCCCGGACGGTGCGGTTTGAGCCCCTCTTGATCGAACGGGCCTCCACCCGTACCTCTCCGGGGGTTCCCTATCTGCCTTAA
- the aroF gene encoding 3-deoxy-7-phosphoheptulonate synthase, producing the protein MLIVMKRGHTDAELDEVIREIEKVGYRPHISRGVETTLVGAIGRGPTPELMEHFRALPGVADVIPISKPYKLASLEVQPFPTILEFPTGKTGGDHVLVAAGPCGVESREQTLKAARYVKAHGAAMLRGGAFKPRTSPYAFQGLGLEGLRILAEARRETGLPVVTEVLSPDQVELVAEYADVLQVGARNAQNFPLLQAVGEAGKPVLLKRGMSMTLEEFLMSAEYILSRGNMQVILVERGIRTFEKATRYTLDVSAIPVLKSLTHLPVWVDPSHPAGRREWVIPLALAGLAAGADGLIVETHPEPEKALSDAAQQLHEHEFAELMAKARRLVEALGKTLAAPVLG; encoded by the coding sequence ATGCTGATCGTGATGAAGCGGGGACACACGGATGCGGAGCTGGATGAGGTGATCCGGGAGATCGAGAAGGTGGGCTACCGGCCCCACATCTCCCGGGGGGTGGAGACCACCCTGGTGGGGGCCATCGGCCGGGGGCCCACCCCGGAGCTGATGGAGCACTTCCGGGCCCTTCCCGGGGTAGCGGACGTCATTCCCATCTCCAAGCCCTACAAGCTGGCGAGCCTCGAGGTCCAACCCTTCCCCACCATCCTGGAGTTTCCCACCGGCAAAACCGGAGGCGACCACGTCCTCGTGGCCGCAGGCCCTTGCGGGGTGGAGTCGAGGGAGCAGACCCTGAAAGCGGCGCGTTACGTGAAGGCCCACGGGGCCGCCATGCTCCGGGGCGGAGCCTTCAAGCCCAGGACTAGCCCCTACGCCTTCCAGGGCCTGGGGCTGGAGGGCCTAAGGATCCTGGCGGAGGCCCGCCGGGAAACGGGACTTCCCGTGGTCACCGAGGTCTTATCCCCAGACCAGGTGGAGCTGGTGGCGGAGTATGCCGACGTGCTGCAGGTGGGGGCCCGCAACGCCCAGAACTTCCCCCTGCTTCAGGCGGTGGGTGAGGCGGGGAAACCCGTCCTCCTCAAGCGGGGCATGAGCATGACCCTGGAAGAGTTCCTGATGAGCGCGGAGTACATCCTCTCCCGGGGCAACATGCAGGTCATCCTGGTGGAGCGGGGCATCCGCACCTTTGAGAAGGCCACCCGCTACACCCTGGATGTCTCCGCAATCCCCGTGCTCAAGAGCCTTACCCACCTTCCCGTCTGGGTGGACCCCTCCCACCCCGCAGGCCGGCGGGAATGGGTCATTCCCCTGGCCCTGGCGGGTCTGGCCGCCGGGGCGGATGGCCTCATCGTGGAAACCCATCCCGAACCGGAAAAGGCCCTTTCCGATGCCGCCCAGCAGCTCCACGAGCACGAGTTCGCCGAGCTCATGGCCAAGGCCCGGCGCCTGGTGGAGGCCCTGGGCAAAACCCTCGCCGCTCCCGTTCTGGGATGA
- a CDS encoding MBL fold metallo-hydrolase — MVRVLDLHFQGAQRVIASFLLEAEEGPVLVETGPESTYPRLEAALRQEGVDPKEVRHVFVTHIHLDHAGAAWRFAELGATVYVHPRGAPHLVDPSRLLASAERIYGAMLKPLWGELKGVPQERVRALGDGEVVDLGGLRVQALETLGHASHHHAYLVEGLLFAGDIAGVRIAPGPVLPPTPPPDIHLETWYASLDRLLALRPEALYLTHFGPYRDVEAHLLALREVLEEWAGWVLHRLKEGLPLEEMTQRFEAYWREGLRRAGMGEEAMRLYELADPPYMNLQGLVRYWQKHHPEALG, encoded by the coding sequence ATGGTGAGGGTCCTGGACCTCCACTTCCAGGGGGCACAGAGGGTTATCGCCAGCTTCCTCCTCGAGGCGGAGGAGGGGCCTGTTCTGGTGGAAACGGGGCCGGAGAGCACCTATCCCCGCCTCGAGGCCGCCTTGAGGCAGGAGGGGGTGGACCCTAAGGAGGTCCGCCATGTCTTCGTGACCCACATCCACCTGGACCACGCCGGGGCCGCATGGCGGTTTGCGGAGCTTGGGGCCACGGTGTACGTGCACCCCCGGGGGGCCCCTCACCTGGTGGATCCCTCGAGGCTTTTGGCCTCCGCCGAGCGCATCTACGGGGCGATGCTGAAACCCCTCTGGGGAGAGCTTAAAGGGGTTCCCCAGGAGCGGGTGCGGGCCTTGGGGGATGGGGAGGTGGTGGACCTCGGGGGGCTTAGGGTCCAGGCCCTGGAAACCTTGGGCCACGCCTCCCACCACCACGCCTACCTGGTGGAGGGCCTCCTCTTCGCCGGGGACATCGCTGGGGTGCGCATAGCCCCGGGGCCGGTTCTGCCCCCTACCCCGCCCCCCGACATCCACCTGGAAACCTGGTACGCCTCCCTGGACCGCCTCCTGGCCCTCAGGCCCGAGGCCCTCTACCTCACCCACTTCGGCCCCTACCGGGACGTGGAGGCCCACCTCCTGGCCTTGCGGGAGGTCTTGGAGGAGTGGGCGGGCTGGGTCCTGCACCGGCTCAAGGAAGGCCTTCCCCTGGAGGAGATGACCCAGCGCTTTGAGGCCTACTGGCGGGAGGGTCTGAGGCGGGCGGGGATGGGGGAGGAGGCGATGCGCCTCTATGAGCTCGCCGACCCCCCCTACATGAACCTGCAAGGTTTGGTGCGTTACTGGCAGAAGCACCACCCGGAGGCCCTGGGATAG
- a CDS encoding menaquinone biosynthetic enzyme MqnA/MqnD family protein, producing MVYSLGVPLYANTAPLYHFLEAHGWTLRHGVPAELNRMVLSGEVGLSLVSSYFYLEHQEELGLLPDFSVAVLGRVYSVNLFHKGRLRDLGRVALTAESATSVELLKLLLRERGIFPEYEKREGGLELLREYDGVLLIGDRAIRAYASLLDRLPETPHALPTRFGEVEVLDLSMLWFERTRLPFVFAVWAYRKETPPPLELVQALRRARRQGLARLGEVAEAEARRLGVQPALMEHYLWNFRYHLEEPDRLGLQAFAQALGLSFVPAYYPEAP from the coding sequence ATGGTCTACTCCCTAGGGGTTCCCCTCTACGCCAACACCGCCCCCCTATACCATTTCCTGGAAGCCCATGGCTGGACCCTCCGCCACGGGGTCCCCGCGGAACTCAACCGCATGGTGCTCTCGGGGGAGGTGGGGCTTTCCCTGGTTTCCAGCTACTTCTACCTGGAGCACCAGGAGGAGCTCGGGCTTCTTCCCGACTTCTCCGTGGCCGTGCTGGGGAGGGTGTACTCCGTGAACCTGTTCCACAAGGGAAGGCTTAGAGACCTGGGAAGGGTCGCCCTCACCGCGGAAAGCGCCACCAGCGTGGAGCTCCTTAAGCTCCTCCTGAGGGAACGGGGGATCTTTCCCGAGTACGAGAAGCGGGAGGGGGGGCTTGAGCTCCTCCGGGAGTACGACGGGGTCCTGCTGATCGGCGACAGGGCCATAAGGGCCTACGCCAGCCTCCTGGACCGCCTTCCCGAAACCCCCCACGCCCTGCCCACCCGCTTTGGGGAGGTGGAGGTGCTGGATCTCTCCATGCTCTGGTTCGAGCGCACCCGCCTTCCCTTTGTCTTCGCCGTCTGGGCCTACCGCAAGGAAACCCCTCCCCCCCTGGAGTTGGTACAGGCCTTAAGGCGGGCCCGGCGCCAGGGGCTTGCCCGGCTCGGGGAGGTGGCCGAGGCCGAGGCCAGGCGGCTGGGAGTCCAGCCTGCCCTTATGGAACACTACCTGTGGAACTTCCGCTACCACCTGGAGGAGCCCGACCGCCTGGGCCTACAGGCCTTCGCCCAAGCCCTGGGCCTTTCCTTTGTCCCTGCCTACTACCCCGAAGCCCCTTGA
- a CDS encoding fumarylacetoacetate hydrolase family protein, whose translation MKLLRFNGGRWGILEGEMVLETDGPGGNPTGRRYDLASVRLLVPATPSKIVCVGRNYREHIREMGHDFGQGLPKEPGLFLKAPNTLAHPGNPRDPWNTGDAVPYPFFTQELHYEGELAVVVGDRMRNVPPEKALEHVLGYTIAVDITARDAQKQDLQWVRAKSADKFLPLGPWIETDLDPQNTWVRTYVNDQLRQEGHTSAMIFSVAEILSYISSFMTLEPLDVVLTGTPEGVGALQPGDRLEVAIEGIGTLHTRIGPKEERPW comes from the coding sequence ATGAAGCTTCTACGCTTTAACGGAGGCCGTTGGGGGATACTGGAGGGGGAGATGGTCCTGGAAACGGATGGCCCCGGGGGAAACCCCACGGGGAGGCGCTACGACCTGGCCTCGGTGCGCCTGCTGGTGCCGGCTACCCCCAGCAAGATCGTGTGCGTGGGGAGAAACTACCGGGAGCACATCCGGGAGATGGGGCACGATTTCGGCCAGGGCCTGCCCAAGGAGCCGGGCCTGTTCCTGAAGGCCCCCAACACCCTGGCCCATCCCGGCAACCCCCGGGACCCCTGGAACACCGGGGATGCCGTGCCCTACCCCTTCTTTACCCAGGAGCTCCACTACGAGGGGGAGCTGGCGGTGGTCGTGGGCGATCGCATGCGGAACGTGCCCCCGGAAAAAGCCCTGGAGCACGTGTTGGGGTACACCATCGCCGTGGACATCACCGCCCGGGATGCCCAGAAGCAGGACCTCCAGTGGGTGCGGGCCAAGAGCGCGGACAAGTTTCTGCCCTTGGGTCCCTGGATCGAAACCGATCTGGACCCGCAGAACACCTGGGTGCGCACCTACGTGAACGACCAGCTTCGGCAGGAGGGGCACACCTCGGCCATGATCTTCAGCGTGGCCGAGATCCTCTCCTACATCTCCAGCTTCATGACCCTGGAGCCCTTGGACGTGGTCCTCACCGGAACCCCGGAGGGCGTGGGGGCCCTGCAGCCGGGGGACAGGCTGGAGGTGGCCATCGAGGGCATCGGCACCCTGCACACCCGGATCGGCCCTAAGGAGGAGCGCCCATGGTGA
- a CDS encoding YqhA family protein: MRPETLVYPLRWLMLLPVVGMLLGALYFAWHALEESLLAVQKPLDEALPVLVGAVDLALLSAVFLIFSLGLFELFIRKLELPLENVLTVESLADLKGKLGQVIVMILVVKFFEKASAFKPQTSLDFLLFAGGVALLASALWLAKAKD, from the coding sequence ATGCGCCCGGAAACCCTGGTCTACCCTTTGCGCTGGCTCATGCTCCTGCCCGTGGTGGGGATGCTCCTTGGGGCCCTCTACTTTGCCTGGCACGCCCTCGAGGAGTCCCTCCTTGCGGTGCAAAAACCCTTGGACGAAGCCCTCCCCGTCCTGGTGGGCGCCGTGGACCTGGCCCTCTTGAGCGCGGTTTTCCTCATCTTCAGCCTGGGCCTTTTCGAGCTTTTCATCCGCAAGCTGGAGCTTCCCCTGGAAAACGTCCTCACGGTGGAAAGCCTGGCGGACCTCAAGGGCAAGCTGGGCCAGGTGATCGTCATGATCCTGGTGGTGAAGTTCTTTGAAAAGGCCTCGGCCTTCAAGCCCCAGACCTCCTTGGATTTCCTCCTCTTCGCCGGCGGGGTCGCCCTCCTGGCCTCCGCCCTTTGGCTGGCCAAGGCCAAAGACTGA